Sequence from the Herbaspirillum sp. meg3 genome:
CGTCATACAACAGGAATTCGAGCAACTTGTCCGTACCCCACAAGAAGATTGCCATGATCAGCACGAAGGCGAAAACGATCGCCGTGATCTGCATTGCTTCTTTACGAGTAGGCCAGACAACTTTTTTGGTTTCACGTACTGATTCTTTGGCGAAGCCGACAAAGCCGCGACCTTGCGCCGATGTCCAGGCAAAACCAACTGCCACCAGCAAACCTGCGACCAAAGCCAGTGCACGCACAGCTGTAGCTTGACCCGACAACACGAAAAAACCGACCACGCCGGCAAGAACCGCTACGATTGCGAGTGCAACCTTGAGCTTGTCGCTTGATGCGCTGACGGTTTGTACAGGCTGGTTAGACATTTATTTACTTTCAGTACCCTACACACCTGAATCGGTGGCAGGGGCGGAGGGCATCGAACCCCCAACCTCCGGTTTTGGAGACCGGCGCTCTGCCAATTGAGCTACACCCCTACGTTCAAAACACTTGCCTGAAGAACCTGGCCAGCTAATTTAATGCTTGCCGCTCAGACATCAACGCCGCGAGACGGGAGCTTCCCGAATCGCGGCGATTGCTACTCTTTTTATTACGCGTCAGGCAGGATCTTGGCAACAACACCTGCGCCGACGGTACGGCCGCCTTCGCGGATCGCGAAACGCAGACCTTCTTCCATCGCGATCGGGTTGATCAGCATCACGGTGATCGACACGTTATCGCCTGGCATAACCATTTCCTTGTCCTTCGGCAACTCGATCGAGCCAGTCACGTCCGTTGTACGGAAGTAGAACTGTGGACGATAGTTGTTGAAGAACGGAGTATGACGGCCGCCTTCGTCTTTCGACAGAACATAGATCTCGCCTGTGAAGTGCTTGTGTGGCTTGATCGAACCTGGCTTGGCCAGAACCTGGCCACGCTCCACGTCTTCACGCTTGGTGCCGCGCAGCAGCACGCCAACGTTGTCGCCTGCCTGACCTTGATCCAGCAGCTTGCGGAACATTTCGACGCCAGTACAAACGGTGTCTTGTGTATCACGGATACCAACGATTTGCAGGGCTTCGCCAACCTTGACGATACCGCGCTCAACGCGACCGGTCACAACGGTACCGCGGCCGGAGATCGAGAACACGTCTTCCACTGGCAGCAGGAAGGCGCCGTCAACAGCACGTTCCGGTGTCGGGATGTAGCTGTCCAGTGCTTCGGCCAGTGCCATGATGGCTTGCTCGCCCAATGGGCCAGTGTCGCCTTCCAGAGCCAGCTTCGCCGAACCCTTGATGATTGGCAGGTCGTCGCCTGGGAATTCGTACTTGGTCAACAGCTCGCGCACTTCCATTTCGACCAGTTCCAGCAGCTCTTCATCATCCACCATGTCAGCCTTGTTCAGGAACACGATGATGTAAGGAACGCCAACTTGACGCGACAGCAGGATGTGTTCGCGTGTTTGTGGCATTGGGCCGTCTGCTGCGGAGCAAACCAGGATCGCGCCGTCCATCTGCGCTGCGCCGGTAATCATGTTCTTCACATAGTCGGCGTGGCCTGGGCAGTCAACGTGAGCGTAGTGACGGTTGGCTGTTTCGTATTCGACGTGGGCTGTATTGATGGTGATGCCGCGTGCCTTTTCTTCTGGCGCCGCATCAATTTGATCGTAGGCCTTCGCTTCGCCGCCGAATTTCTTCGACAACACGGTTGCGATTGCTGCTGTCAGCGTGGTCTTGCCGTGGTCAACGTGACCAATCGTACCAACGTTCACGTGCGGCTTGGTCCGCTCGAATTTGCCTTTTGCCATCTTAGACTCCTAACGATTGATGAGAATGTTCAGGCAACGCGCCCGATCGACTTGCTGACTTTGAAGCGCTAATTGCTGTAACAACAACTGCAATACAACTGGTGCCCTTGACGTGGATTGAACACGTGGCCTCTCCCTTACCAAGGGAGTGCTCTACCACTGAGCTACAAGGGCTTACCTGCCAATTGCGCCAACAACCAAACGACGCAACCGGACAAAACTTGGAGCGGGTGAAGGGAATCGAACCCTCGTCATAAGCTTGGAAGGCTTCAGCTCTACCATTGAGCTACACCCGCGAGGAACTACATCGAACTACCTATCACTTCACAGCCGCAACAACTTGCAAACTGACCCCAAAATGGTGGAGAGGGCTGGATTCGAACCAGCGTACTCGTAAGAGGGCAGATTTACAGTCTGCTGCCATTAACCACTCGGCCACCTCTCCGCGTAGGGAACTCAAAACTATAGGCGAACACTTATCCCTTGTCAACTAAAATACGAGAAGAGATGCATTATTTTTTCTTTGACGCCCTTAGTTTCCCGAAATCACGTCATTGGCGCGACGCCCGACTTGATTCCAGGGCGCAATTCTAACCAGCATCACCATTCCCGGCAACGCCAGGATGAAGCACAGGATAAAAAAGTTGAACCAGCCGAGATCGGCCACGATGTAACCGACCGATGAATTGACGAAGGTCCGCGGCACGGCGGCGAGGCTCGTGAACAACGCAAACTGCGTCGCCGTATAGCGAGGATCGGTTTCGCGCATGATGTAGGCAACGAATGCCGCTGTGCCCAAACCCACGCCAAACGCTTCAAAGCCGATCACCAAGGCCAGCACCAGCGTATCGGCTCCGGCCTGCGCCAACCAGGCAAAGCCCAGAATGGCGACGGCCTGGATCACGCCGAATACCCACAGGGCCTTGTTGATGCCCAGGCGAATCATCCAGACGCCGCCGACAATTCCGCCCACCACGCTGGCCCACAGACTGGTTGTCTTGGAGACAACGCCGATCTGCGTCATCGAAAAGCCGAGATCGATGTAGAACTTGGTTGCCAGCGCGGTTGCCATGCTGTCGCCCAACTTGTACAGAAAGATGAATCCCAGCACCCACAACGCCGAACTCCAGCCGTCGCGCGTGACGAATTCCTGAAACGGCATGACCACGGCCTCGCGCAGGCTTTTTGGCGGCGAACCGTAGACCTTCGGTTCTTTCACCAGCAAGGTACAGATCAAGCCAGGCAGCATGAACGCCGCAGTAATCCAGAACACACTTTGCCAGGCCATCAGATCCGCCAGCACCAGCGACAACGCGCCGGGCACCATGCCGGACAGCTTGTAAGCGTTGACGTGGATGGCGCTGCCCAGGCCAAGCTCTTCTTCCGGCAGGATTTCGCGGCGGAAGGCGTCGATGACGATATCCTGGCTGGCGGAAAGAAATGCCACCACCGATGCCATGAAGGCGATGGTGCCGACCTGCGTGTGCGGATTGAGCATCCCCATGCCGCCAATACCGAAAAACAGCGCGATCTGGGTGAAGAACATCCACCCGCGACGACGCCCCATCTTGCCGAAGTGAAAGCGATCCATCAGCGGCGACCAGAGAAACTTCCAGGTATAGGGAAACATCACTAGCGCGAACAGACCGAGCGCCTTGACGTTCAACCCCGATTTCGCCAGCCACGCTTGGAGCAAGCTCAACAGAATGAACAACGGCAGCCCCGACGAGAAGCCCAGAAACACACAAATCAGCATGCGACGATTGAGATAGCTATGCCAGGAAATCGGGGATGAGGTCATAAAGAAGCAATGAGGGGCAATTGAATGGTGCGCACGGCAAGACGCCGGCGCTCCGCTCATGATGCGTAGACATCCATGAGCGGAGGCGTTTGCGGAGTATAAGGAATTTGTCGGCGCCGGTCTGTTTTTCCGGCGCACCGGCCAGATACGGCTACTTCTTTTTCAAACGGAAGACAGCGAGGCTGCCGCGCCAGTTAGGCAAAAACGTGACCGGCTTGCCGTCATGCAGCGCCACGCATTCGAGCACCTCCAGGCCGACTTCATTGGCCAGCTCTTCAAAGTCCTTGATGGTGGCACAACGCAAGTTGGGTGTGTCGTACCACTCGTAAGGCAGCGACTTCGACACCGGCATGCGTCCGCGCAGCAGTGCCACGCGGTGAGTCCAGTAAGCAAAGTTGGGGAAAGATACGGTCGCCTCGCGTCCGACACGGGCGATTTCTCGCAAAATACCTTCGACATCCTTGACCATCTGCAGCGCCGACAGGCATAGCACGGTATCAAAAGCATTGTCCTCGAACATCGCCAGGCCGCCTTCCAGATCCTGCTGGATCACGGAAACGTTGCGCGCCACACATTCAGGGATGCGTGCGTCATCAATCTCGATGCCGTAACCGCTGCAAGCCTTGTCGGTCTGCAGATAGTCGAGCATCACGCCATCGCCGCAACCGACGTCCAGTACTTGTGAACCCGCGCGGATCCAGTGAGCAATGAAGGCAAGGTCGGGGCGCAATACGCTCAGTTCGGGGAAATTCATGCGCACTCCTCCAAGGCGATTTCAGCCCACACGCGTTGATAGTATTCGCGCAGCAATGTCATGTAGCGTTCGTCCTCGAGCAGGAAAGCGTCATGACCATGCGGCGCGTCGATTTCTGCGTAGGTCACGCGGCGCTTGTTGCTCACCAGCGCCTGCACCATTTCGCGGCTGCGCTCAGGCGAAAAACGCCAGTCGGTCGTGAATGAGGCCAGCAGAAACTGCGCCTTGGTATTGGCAAAAGCCTTGGCCAGATCGCCACCGAAATCCTTGGCAGGATCAAAATAGTCGAGCGCCTTGGTGATCAGCAAATACGTATTCGCGTCGAAGTAGGTCGAAAATTTGTCGCCCTGATACCGCAAGTAGGATTCGATTTCAAAATCAATGCCGAAGCCGAATTGATATTCACCGGAACGCAGATCACGGCCGAATTTTTCGGCCATGTCATCGTCGGATAAATACGTGATATGCCCTACCATGCGCGCTACGCGCAAGCCGTTTTTCGGCACCACGCCATGCGCGTAGAAATCGCCGCCGTGGTAGTCGGGATCAGTCAGGATCGCCTGACGCGCAACGTCATTGAAGGCAATATTCTGGGCCGACAATTTCGGCGTGGAAGCGATGACGATACAGTGCCGCAAACGATCGGGAAACATCATGCTCCAGGCTACCGCCTGCATGCCGCCGAGCGAACCGCCCATGACCGCAGCAAACTGCACGATGCCCAGCTGATCGGCCAGGCGCGCCTGCGCATTGACCCAGTCCTCCACCGTCACCACGGGAAAACTCGCACCGTACGGCTTGCCGGTTGCCGGATTGGTATGCATCGGGCCGGTCGAACCGAAACAGGAACCGAGGTTGTTGACGCCGATGACGAAAAACTTGTCGGTATCGAGCGACTTGCCCGGCCCGACCATGTTGTCCCACCAGCCGACATTGTCCGGATCGTCGGCGTAGACGCCGGCAACGTGATGCGAAGCGTTGAGCGCATGGCACACCAACACGGCATTGGACTTGTCGGCATTGAGCGTGCCGTAGGTTTCATACATCAGCATGTAGTCGGCAAGCGACGTCCCGTTCTTGAGCGGCAAAGGCTCGGGAAAATGCATGATTTGCGGCGATACGATTCCGATCGACATGGGCTCTCTTTGTAATCTCACAGTTAAACCATCCACAGACAAAACCATGGATTAAAAACAAAAAAGCCCGGAAGCTTGCGCTCGCGGGCTAAATAATGGGCTTGTCTGTTACTGCTCCAAGCTCGCTTTAGCCGTATTTAGATGGAACCTGGGTTCCGGCGCCCGCAAGCTGAGGTTTGGATAAACCATTCAAATCGGCGCAGTGGTGTAAGAATAACCAAGTCGAGGCATGCCGTCAAACCACGATCGACGGCATGCCATTACAACAACTCAGCGACGGCGCGCGGCCGTCGCCTTGATCTCCGGTTCAGCGTTGAGCGTGCGCAACTGCGCCATGGCGGCTTCGATCACGGACGGCTCGGTGGCTTTCAACACCTTCTTGACCTGAGGCTCCAGCAAGGTCAGATCGCTGTTGAGGATTTCCTGCTTGACCGACAGCAATTGCGACGGATGCATGGAAAATTCCAGCAGCCCCATCCCCAGCAACAAACGCGTCCACTTCACGTCGCCCGCCATTTCACCGCAGACGGCGACAGGAATGCCCGCCTTGCGCCCCATCGCGATTACGCTCGACAGGAGAAACAATACCGCCGGATGCAGCGGATCGTAGAGATGCGCCACTTCATGATCGACCCGGTCGATCGCCAGCGTGTACTGAATCAGATCGTTGGTGCCGATGGACAGAAAGTCGAGGCGTTTGATGAAAATCGGCAAGGCCAGCGCGGCAGCCGGGATTTCGATCATGGCGCCGACCTCGATGTCTTCGTCGAATTTTTGCTTGCGCTGACGCAACTGTTCCTTGGCTTGCTCGATCAGGGCCAGCGTCTGATCCACCTCGAAGGCATGCGCCATCATCGGAATCAGCAGCTTGATCGGACCGAAAGCGGAAGCGCGCAAGATCGCCCGCAACTGCGTCAAGAACATCTGCGGCTCGCTCAGGCAATAGCGAATGGCACGCAAACCCAGAGCAGGATTCAACGCCGTTTGTTCATCTTCGTCCAACGGTTTGTCGGCACCGACGTCGAGCGTACGGATCGTGACCGGGCGCCCTTTCATCGACACTACCGTCTGGCAATACGACTCGAATTGTTCGTCTTCGGTAGGGAATTTTTCCAGATGGCCGGCACGCCCCATGAACAGAAATTCGGAGCGGAACAAGCCGACGCCGTTCGCACCTGCTTCCAGTGCCGGGGCGCTGTCGGTGGGCAATTCAATGTTGGCCAGCAAGGTAATTTCGGTGCCGTCCTGCGTAATGGCGGGTGTCTTCTTGAGGCGGCCGAGCTTCTTGCGGTCGCGCAGCATGCGCTCCTGACGTGCGCGGTATTGCGCAAGCACCAGCGGCGACGGGTTGACGATGGTCACGCCGGCGTCGCCGTCGATGATCAGGACGTCATCCTGCTTGACCAGCGCCGAGGCGTTGTTCATGCCGACGGCGGCGGGAATATCAAGACTGCGGGCAACAATCGCCGTATGCGAGTTCTGGCCGCCCAGGTCGGTGACAAAACCACCGAAAGCACCGTCGCGGAACTGCAGCATGTCGGCAGGCGAAATATCGTGCGCCACGACGATGATGCTGGCGGTAGCGCCATCGCCGCCTTCGGTCGGCGGCAGATTGATTGCGCTGCCGGTAAGCACTTTGAGCACGCGATCGCCGACTTGCTGGATGTCGGCCTTGCGTTCGCGCAGGTAAGGATCCTCGATCTCATCGAACTGCGCCGATAACCCATCGATTTGCGTTACCAGCGCCCATTCGGCGTTGTAGTAGCGATGACGGATGATATTGAGCGGCACCTCAGCCAGCATCGGGTCGGACAGGATCAGCGCATGTACGTCGATGAAGGCGCCCAATTCCGGCGGCGCTTCTTTCGGCAGTTCGCTGCGGATGGTCTGCAGCTCCTGATGAACGGCGGCGATGGCGTTTTTGAGGCGCAGGACTTCCGCCTCGACCTGATCGTCGGGAATGAGGTAATGCTTGACGTCGAGAGCGGCAGGGGCAAGCAGATGCGCGCGGCCGATCGCGATGCCTTTTGAAACTGGGATACCGTGTAAGGTAAAAGATGCCATCGCGTTTGTCTCCTGCGTTATTTATTATGCCTTGATATAAATCATGATCGCGGTAGCTCTCAAAACCTTACCGGACAACGCCATGTTTGGCAATCATGCGGAAAAACAAGTGGGAAACAAACAGGAAAAATTCGATATTTACGACTGATTTTGGACGACTATGAGGATGACAGGATGAATGAGGGCCCAAGATGGCCGTCGTCGCCTGCAATGCCTTACTGACCTTCGCCGAAACGATCGTTGATCAGCGCTTCCAGTGCGGTAAAACAATCCTGCTCGTCGTCGCCTTCGGTTTCCAGCAAGACCTTGCTGCCCTTGCCCGCTGCCAGCATCATCACGCCCATGATGGATTTGGCGTTGACGCGGCGCTTGTTGAAGGTCATCCAGACTTCACACTTGTATTTGGACGCCAGTTGCGTGAGCTTGGCCGAGGCGCGTGCATGCAGACCGAGCTTGTTGATGATCTCAAGTTCTTTTTGAATCATGGGAGTTCTTTCTTTGTTCTTGTCGAATTGGGCCAAACGCTGTCACGCGCTATATCGCTATATTGCCAGCCTTCTTATTGGGAGGAAACACGAACGCGGTTATCCACCCGCACGGCGCCGCTCTGACCGCCGGCGAGCGCCATTTCCATGACGACGTCGAGCGTATCGTTGCGATACGTCAACGCGCGCAGCAGCATCGGCAGGCTGATGCCGGCAATGACTTCGACGTTGTCGATGGCGCACAGATAACCGGTGCAGTTGGAAGGCGTACCGCCCATGACGTCGGTGATCACCAGCACGCCGCTGCCGTCGTCGAGACGACGCACGGCTTCCGCTGCGAGCTTTTGTACTTCTGCCGGGTTTTGATCGGCGATGACGTCAATGGCTTCGATGCGCTCGGGCAAACCACGGAATACGTGCGTTGCCGCCGCGATGAAAGCCTGACCCAGCGGGGCATGCGTGAGAAGAAGGATACCGACCATGAATTTCTACTTGCTATATGTACGTTGCCAGACCGGGCGCCGGGTTGATTGCTTCAGCTGCCTGCGACGGCGGTTTCCAGCGCATCGACGAACATGGCGGCAACATCGAAGCCGCTTTGCTGCGTGATTTCCTGGAAACAAGTCGGACTGGTGACATTGATTTCTGTTAAATAATTGCCAATAGCGTCCAATCCTACCAGCAACAACCCCCGCTGCGCCAAAATCGGCGCCAGTGCTTCAGCAATCTCCAATTCGCGCGGCGAAATAGGCTGCGCAACGCCGAGACCGCCGGCCGCCAGATTGCCGCGCACTTCTCCGCCTTGCGGAATGCGCGCCAAAACATGCGGCACCACTTTACCGCCAATCAGCAAAATGCGCTTGTCGCCCTTCGAAATTTCCGGGATGAAACGTTGCGCCATGATCGTCCGGTTGCCGTTGTCGGTCAGGGTTTCGATGACTGAACCGAGATTCATGCCATCCTGGCCGATACGGAAAATGCCCATGCCGCCCATGCCGTCGAGCGGCTTCAGGATCACGTCCTTGTGTTCGGCGTGGAATGCCCGCAGCCGCTTGGCGTCGCGTGTGACCAGCGTCGGCGCGGTGTATTGCGGAAATTGTGCAATCGCCAACTTTTCATTGTGGCTGCGAATCGCTTCGGGCTTGTTGAAGACGCGTGCGCCCTGCTTCTCCGCCAGCTCCAGCAGGTATGTGGTGTAGATGTATTCCATGTCGAACGGTGGATCCTTGCGGATCACGATGGCGTCGAACTCGGACAGGAAAGTCGACGCCGGCGCGTCGGCGCGGTACCAGTCGTCGGCATCGCCGGTCAGCGTGATTTTTGCCACGTTCGCAGTCACCAGACCGCTTTCGAGCACGATGTCGGTCTGCTCGAAGGCATAGATGGCGTGACCGCGCCTGGCGGCTTCGCGCATCATGGCGAAGGTCGAGTCCTTGTAGGTCTTGAAGGTGTCGAGCGGATCGGCGAGGAAAGCGATTTTCATGAAATATCCGTCAAAAATGTCGGCAAATAAGATTAATAGACTTCCGGATTCGGATCGGTCTTTTCCATTTCCAGCGACGCCGCCAGCAGCGCCAGGCGCGCTACGACACCATACATATAGAAGCGATTCGGCGCCGCGGTGCCGGGTTTGGCTTGCAGATCCGGCAAAGCATGCTGTTGCTGGAAGGCCAAGGGCACGAAGTGTGCGCCGGGCGCATTCAGGTTTTCGTTGACGTCGCGATCGGCATGCACGCGGTAGAAACCGCCGACCACGTAACGGTCGATCATGTAGACCACCGGCTCGGCCACGGCTTCGTTGATGCGTTCAAAAGAATGCACGCCTTCCTGAATGATCAGTTCACTGACTTCCAGCCCTTCCTTGCCGACCACCATCTTGCTGCGCTGCTTGCGGTTGAAATCCTTGACTTCGCTGGCGTCCTTGACGGTCATGATACCCATGCCGTAGGTGCCGGCGTTGGCCTTGACGATCACGAAGGGTTGTTCCTTGATGCCGTATTCCTTGTACTTCTTCCGGATTTTCGACAACAGGCTGCTGACGTTGTCGGCCAGGCAATCGGAGCCGGCGTCTTCCTGCAGATTCAGCTCGCCGCACTTGGCGAACAGAGGATTCAACATCCATGGGTCAACGTCGACCAGCTTGGAGAATTTCTTGACGACGTCGTCGTAGGCGGAAAAGTGATTGCTCTTGCGGCGCACAGCCCAGCCGGCGTGCAGCGGCGGCAAGACGTTTTGCTCGTCGAGGTTTTCCAGCACCGACGGAATTCCGATCGACAGGTCGTTATTCAAGAGGACGGTACAGGGGTCGAAATTTTTCAACCCGAGGCGGCGGCCGTTCTTGGAGCGCTCCAACGGCTCCAGCGTGATGCTGGTGCCGTCCGGCAAGTCGATCTGCTTCGGCTTCTTGATGTCTTCCAGCGTACCGAGGCGCACATTGAGGCCGGTCTGGCGGAAGATCTGCATCAGCCGCGCGACGTTTTGCAGATAAAAACTGTTGCGTGTGTGATTTTCAGGAATCAGCAGCAGGTTCTTGGCATCCGGGCAATATTTTTCAATGGCGGCCATGGCGGCCTGCACGGCCAGCGGCAGCATTTCCGGCGACAAATTATTAAAGCCGCCCGGGAACAGGTTGGTGTCTACCGGCGCCAGCTTGAAGCCGGCGTTGCGCAAGTCGACCGAGCAATAGAACGGCGGCGTGTGCTCTTGCCATTCCATACGGAACCAGCGCTCGATCGCGGGGGTAGCGCCCAGGATTTTCTTTTCGAGGTCCAGAAGCGGACCATTGAGGGCGGTGACAAGATGCGGAACCATAAAAGACCTTCTGCGCGTGCTGGGGCGATGGAGACGAATAGCGGTCGGGGATCGATAACAAAACCGACAGGAACCGGCCATTTTAGCGGGATTCTTGCTATTGCGTCGTTAGCCTTCCGGCAATATCTGGTGGAGAGGTCATTTACGTGGTGGCGTTGTCGTTTTTTTAAAGCCCCATAAAAAAAGCGCCCGGACCGAAGGTCGCGGACGCTTCTGAAGGGAGCCACAAGGGCTCCCGGGAGACAAATTACGAGTGGTAAGCCGATTCGCCGTGGCTGGAGATATCCAGACCTTCGCGTTCTTCTTCTTCCGTCACACGCAGACCGATCACGATGTCGACCAGCTTGAAGGCGATGAAGGAAACCACACCCGACAGGATCACGGTAGTCAGCACGCCTTGGAACTGAATCCAGACTTGACCGCCGATGGAGTAGTCAGGAGCGACTGCGTTGGTAACGTAGTCATAGATACCTGTGCCGCCCAGGCTAGGCGCAGCGAACACGCCAGTCAGGATCGCACCCAGGATACCGCCCACGCCGTGCACGCCGAAGACGTCCAGTGCATCGTCCGAGCCCAGAATCTTCTTCAGGCCGGTAACACCCCACAAGCACAGCAGACCGGCGATCAAGCCCAGGACAACCGCGCCGCAGACACCGACGAAGCCGGCTGCAGGAGTAATTGCCACCAGACCGGCAACCGCGCCCGAAGCTGCACCCAGCATCGACGGCTTGCCCTTGCCGACCCATTCGCCGAAGCTCCAGGACAGGACAGCAGCGGCTGTTGCCAGGATAGTGTTGACGAAAGCCAGCGCAGCGCTGCCGTTAGCTTCCAGAGCGGAACCCGCATTGAAGCCGAACCAGCCGAACCACAGCAGCGAGGCACCGACCATGGTCAATGTCAGGCTATGCGGCTTGAAAGCTTCCTTGCCGAAACCGACGCGCTTGCCGATGACGTAGGAACCAACCAGACCAGCAACCGCCGCGTTGATGTGAACCACGGTGCCGCCGGCGAAGTCCAGCGCGCCCTTTTGGAACAACCAGCCGGAGATTGCAGTTGCTTTTTCAGCAGCAGCAGCATCGGTGAATGCATCCGGACCAGGCCAGAACCAGACCATGTGGGCCATTGGCAGGTACGAGAACGTGAACCAGATGATCGAGAACACGATCACGGCCGAGAACTTCACGCGCTCAGCGAACGAACCGATGATCAGCGCAACAGTGATCGCAGCGAACGCGCCCTGGAAGGCCACGAACGACAGCTCAGGAATCACGACGCCCTTGCTGAAGGTTGCTGTATTCGAGTCGCCGGTCAGACCGTGCAGGAACAGACGATCAAAGCCGCCGAAGAATGCGCCGCCTTCTGTGAACGCGATGCTATAGCCGTAGACGAACCACAGGATATAGATCAGCGAGAAGATCACGAAACATTGCATCAGCACGGACAGCATGTTCTTGCTGCGGACCAGGCCGCCGTAGAACAGGCCCAGGCCTGGCAGTGTCATCAGAATCACAAACGCTGTACAAATCAGCATCCATGCAGTATCACCCTTGTTAGGGACAGGGCCTGGAGCAGCGGCTGCCGGTGCAGCTGGAGCTGCCGGAGCTGCTGCCGCTGCGGCTGGAGCCGCAGCAGGTGCTGGTGCTTCAGCTGCTTTCGGCGCATCAGCCTTCGGGGCTTCTGCGGCCGGCGCTGCAGCAGCGGCTTCAGGCTTAGGCGCATCTTGCGCCTGCGCCGGAGCGGCAAAACC
This genomic interval carries:
- the secE gene encoding preprotein translocase subunit SecE, which codes for MSNQPVQTVSASSDKLKVALAIVAVLAGVVGFFVLSGQATAVRALALVAGLLVAVGFAWTSAQGRGFVGFAKESVRETKKVVWPTRKEAMQITAIVFAFVLIMAIFLWGTDKLLEFLLYDVILGWK
- the tuf gene encoding elongation factor Tu — its product is MAKGKFERTKPHVNVGTIGHVDHGKTTLTAAIATVLSKKFGGEAKAYDQIDAAPEEKARGITINTAHVEYETANRHYAHVDCPGHADYVKNMITGAAQMDGAILVCSAADGPMPQTREHILLSRQVGVPYIIVFLNKADMVDDEELLELVEMEVRELLTKYEFPGDDLPIIKGSAKLALEGDTGPLGEQAIMALAEALDSYIPTPERAVDGAFLLPVEDVFSISGRGTVVTGRVERGIVKVGEALQIVGIRDTQDTVCTGVEMFRKLLDQGQAGDNVGVLLRGTKREDVERGQVLAKPGSIKPHKHFTGEIYVLSKDEGGRHTPFFNNYRPQFYFRTTDVTGSIELPKDKEMVMPGDNVSITVMLINPIAMEEGLRFAIREGGRTVGAGVVAKILPDA
- a CDS encoding AmpG family muropeptide MFS transporter, producing the protein MTSSPISWHSYLNRRMLICVFLGFSSGLPLFILLSLLQAWLAKSGLNVKALGLFALVMFPYTWKFLWSPLMDRFHFGKMGRRRGWMFFTQIALFFGIGGMGMLNPHTQVGTIAFMASVVAFLSASQDIVIDAFRREILPEEELGLGSAIHVNAYKLSGMVPGALSLVLADLMAWQSVFWITAAFMLPGLICTLLVKEPKVYGSPPKSLREAVVMPFQEFVTRDGWSSALWVLGFIFLYKLGDSMATALATKFYIDLGFSMTQIGVVSKTTSLWASVVGGIVGGVWMIRLGINKALWVFGVIQAVAILGFAWLAQAGADTLVLALVIGFEAFGVGLGTAAFVAYIMRETDPRYTATQFALFTSLAAVPRTFVNSSVGYIVADLGWFNFFILCFILALPGMVMLVRIAPWNQVGRRANDVISGN
- the metW gene encoding methionine biosynthesis protein MetW is translated as MNFPELSVLRPDLAFIAHWIRAGSQVLDVGCGDGVMLDYLQTDKACSGYGIEIDDARIPECVARNVSVIQQDLEGGLAMFEDNAFDTVLCLSALQMVKDVEGILREIARVGREATVSFPNFAYWTHRVALLRGRMPVSKSLPYEWYDTPNLRCATIKDFEELANEVGLEVLECVALHDGKPVTFLPNWRGSLAVFRLKKK
- a CDS encoding homoserine O-acetyltransferase codes for the protein MSIGIVSPQIMHFPEPLPLKNGTSLADYMLMYETYGTLNADKSNAVLVCHALNASHHVAGVYADDPDNVGWWDNMVGPGKSLDTDKFFVIGVNNLGSCFGSTGPMHTNPATGKPYGASFPVVTVEDWVNAQARLADQLGIVQFAAVMGGSLGGMQAVAWSMMFPDRLRHCIVIASTPKLSAQNIAFNDVARQAILTDPDYHGGDFYAHGVVPKNGLRVARMVGHITYLSDDDMAEKFGRDLRSGEYQFGFGIDFEIESYLRYQGDKFSTYFDANTYLLITKALDYFDPAKDFGGDLAKAFANTKAQFLLASFTTDWRFSPERSREMVQALVSNKRRVTYAEIDAPHGHDAFLLEDERYMTLLREYYQRVWAEIALEECA
- the ptsP gene encoding phosphoenolpyruvate--protein phosphotransferase — encoded protein: MASFTLHGIPVSKGIAIGRAHLLAPAALDVKHYLIPDDQVEAEVLRLKNAIAAVHQELQTIRSELPKEAPPELGAFIDVHALILSDPMLAEVPLNIIRHRYYNAEWALVTQIDGLSAQFDEIEDPYLRERKADIQQVGDRVLKVLTGSAINLPPTEGGDGATASIIVVAHDISPADMLQFRDGAFGGFVTDLGGQNSHTAIVARSLDIPAAVGMNNASALVKQDDVLIIDGDAGVTIVNPSPLVLAQYRARQERMLRDRKKLGRLKKTPAITQDGTEITLLANIELPTDSAPALEAGANGVGLFRSEFLFMGRAGHLEKFPTEDEQFESYCQTVVSMKGRPVTIRTLDVGADKPLDEDEQTALNPALGLRAIRYCLSEPQMFLTQLRAILRASAFGPIKLLIPMMAHAFEVDQTLALIEQAKEQLRQRKQKFDEDIEVGAMIEIPAAALALPIFIKRLDFLSIGTNDLIQYTLAIDRVDHEVAHLYDPLHPAVLFLLSSVIAMGRKAGIPVAVCGEMAGDVKWTRLLLGMGLLEFSMHPSQLLSVKQEILNSDLTLLEPQVKKVLKATEPSVIEAAMAQLRTLNAEPEIKATAARRR
- a CDS encoding HPr family phosphocarrier protein — protein: MIQKELEIINKLGLHARASAKLTQLASKYKCEVWMTFNKRRVNAKSIMGVMMLAAGKGSKVLLETEGDDEQDCFTALEALINDRFGEGQ
- a CDS encoding PTS sugar transporter subunit IIA → MVGILLLTHAPLGQAFIAAATHVFRGLPERIEAIDVIADQNPAEVQKLAAEAVRRLDDGSGVLVITDVMGGTPSNCTGYLCAIDNVEVIAGISLPMLLRALTYRNDTLDVVMEMALAGGQSGAVRVDNRVRVSSQ
- the gshB gene encoding glutathione synthase, which produces MKIAFLADPLDTFKTYKDSTFAMMREAARRGHAIYAFEQTDIVLESGLVTANVAKITLTGDADDWYRADAPASTFLSEFDAIVIRKDPPFDMEYIYTTYLLELAEKQGARVFNKPEAIRSHNEKLAIAQFPQYTAPTLVTRDAKRLRAFHAEHKDVILKPLDGMGGMGIFRIGQDGMNLGSVIETLTDNGNRTIMAQRFIPEISKGDKRILLIGGKVVPHVLARIPQGGEVRGNLAAGGLGVAQPISPRELEIAEALAPILAQRGLLLVGLDAIGNYLTEINVTSPTCFQEITQQSGFDVAAMFVDALETAVAGS